A genomic segment from Solenopsis invicta isolate M01_SB chromosome 5, UNIL_Sinv_3.0, whole genome shotgun sequence encodes:
- the LOC105193347 gene encoding trifunctional enzyme subunit beta, mitochondrial isoform X2, with amino-acid sequence MFPLLKNCLVARQGIVNYEALIRYSGISANKAYSTKSDNVSKNIVFVDGVRTPFLQSGTYYKNLLAYDLARHSLVSLQKKVGFPKEIVDYIVYGTVMQEVRTSNIGREAALAAGYSEHTPAHTVTMACISSNQAITTGMGLIACGVYDAIVAGGVEFMSDIPIRHSRSMRSLMLQANKAKTLQNKLALLASIRPGHFIPDLPAVAEFSTGETMGHSGDRLAAAFGVTRKEQDDYALRSHTLAARAQQQGLLSDVAPYKVPNVDKVVDKDNGIRVSTEEQLAKLKPAFVKPYGTVTAANASFLTDGASAALIMSEEKALQLGLKPKAYLRNFTYVSQDPVDQLLLGPTYAIPKILDKAKLSLKDIGVWEIHEAFAGQICANLRAMDSDLFAQKYLKRSSKVGLPDINKWNAWGGSLSIGHPFAATGVRLATHTANRLIKEDQQFGLIAACAAGGQGVGMIMERYPGAAV; translated from the exons ATGTTTCCTCTTCTGAAAAACTGTCTCGTCGCAAGACAGGGAATTGTCAATTATG AAGCTCTTATCCGTTATTCTGGAATTTCTGCAAACAAGGCTTATTCCACAAAGAGCGATAATGtctcaaaaaatattgtattcgTCGATGGTGTACGCACTCCATTTTTACAATCTGGTACTTATTATAAGAATCTTCTGGCATATGATCTTGCAAGACATTCATTGGT GAGCTTGCAAAAGAAAGTTGGATTCCCCAAAGAGATAGTTGATTACATTGTCTATGGCACAGTGATGCAAGAAGTGCGAACTTCTAATATTGGAAGAGAAGCTGCTCTAGCCGCAGGATATAGTGAACACACTCCCGCGCATACAGTAACGATGGCTTGTATTAGCAGTAATCAGGCTATTACCACTGGTATGGGTTTAATCGCGTGTGGCGTTTACGATGCCATTGTGGCAGGAGGAGTAGAATTTATGTCAGATATTCCAATTCGACATAGTCGGTCCATGAGGTCTCTGATGCTGCAAGCCAATAAAGCAAAAACCTTGCAAAACAAATTGGCTCTCTTAGCCAGTATCAGACCAGGTCATTTCATACCAGAT ctACCAGCTGTGGCAGAGTTTTCAACTGGTGAAACTATGGGACACAGCGGGGATCGTTTAGCAGCAGCGTTTGGCGTGACGCGCAAAGAACAAGACGATTACGCATTGCGCTCTCATACTTTAGCCGCGCGAGCGCAGCAACAAGGATTGTTATCAGATGTAGCACCTTATAAAG TTCCGAATGTTGACAAAGTTGTTGATAAGGACAATGGTATTCGCGTATCTACAGAAGAGCAATTAGCAAAGTTGAAACCTGCGTTTGTTAAGCCTTATGGAACAGTCACCGCGGCTAATGCTTCGTTTTTAACCGATGGTGCATCAGCAGCGTTAATAATGAGTGAAGAGAAAGCTCTTCAACTTGGCTTGAAACCTAAGGCGTACCTACGAAACTTCACTTATGTATCCCAAGATCCAGTTGATCAACTGCTTCTAGGACCGACATATGCGATTCCGAAG ATTCTGGACAAGGCAAAATTATCCTTGAAAGATATAGGAGTATGGGAGATACACGAAGCGTTTGCCGGACAAATCTGCGCCAATCTGAGGGCAATGGATTCCGATTTGTTTGCGCAGAAGTATTTGAAGAGGAGTTCAAAAGTCGGATTACCGGATATAAACAAGTGGAATGCTTGGGGAGGATCTCTGTCGATTGGTCATCCATTTGCTGCCACTGGAGTACGATTGGCGACACACACTGCTAATCGACTTATTAAAGAGGATCAACAATTCGGCCTTATCGCGGCCTGTGCTGCTGGTGGACAA GGAGTTGGTATGATTATGGAAAGATACCCTGGTGCTGCAGTCTAA
- the LOC105193347 gene encoding trifunctional enzyme subunit beta, mitochondrial isoform X1, with protein sequence MFPLLKNCLVARQGIVNYAEALIRYSGISANKAYSTKSDNVSKNIVFVDGVRTPFLQSGTYYKNLLAYDLARHSLVSLQKKVGFPKEIVDYIVYGTVMQEVRTSNIGREAALAAGYSEHTPAHTVTMACISSNQAITTGMGLIACGVYDAIVAGGVEFMSDIPIRHSRSMRSLMLQANKAKTLQNKLALLASIRPGHFIPDLPAVAEFSTGETMGHSGDRLAAAFGVTRKEQDDYALRSHTLAARAQQQGLLSDVAPYKVPNVDKVVDKDNGIRVSTEEQLAKLKPAFVKPYGTVTAANASFLTDGASAALIMSEEKALQLGLKPKAYLRNFTYVSQDPVDQLLLGPTYAIPKILDKAKLSLKDIGVWEIHEAFAGQICANLRAMDSDLFAQKYLKRSSKVGLPDINKWNAWGGSLSIGHPFAATGVRLATHTANRLIKEDQQFGLIAACAAGGQGVGMIMERYPGAAV encoded by the exons ATGTTTCCTCTTCTGAAAAACTGTCTCGTCGCAAGACAGGGAATTGTCAATTATG CAGAAGCTCTTATCCGTTATTCTGGAATTTCTGCAAACAAGGCTTATTCCACAAAGAGCGATAATGtctcaaaaaatattgtattcgTCGATGGTGTACGCACTCCATTTTTACAATCTGGTACTTATTATAAGAATCTTCTGGCATATGATCTTGCAAGACATTCATTGGT GAGCTTGCAAAAGAAAGTTGGATTCCCCAAAGAGATAGTTGATTACATTGTCTATGGCACAGTGATGCAAGAAGTGCGAACTTCTAATATTGGAAGAGAAGCTGCTCTAGCCGCAGGATATAGTGAACACACTCCCGCGCATACAGTAACGATGGCTTGTATTAGCAGTAATCAGGCTATTACCACTGGTATGGGTTTAATCGCGTGTGGCGTTTACGATGCCATTGTGGCAGGAGGAGTAGAATTTATGTCAGATATTCCAATTCGACATAGTCGGTCCATGAGGTCTCTGATGCTGCAAGCCAATAAAGCAAAAACCTTGCAAAACAAATTGGCTCTCTTAGCCAGTATCAGACCAGGTCATTTCATACCAGAT ctACCAGCTGTGGCAGAGTTTTCAACTGGTGAAACTATGGGACACAGCGGGGATCGTTTAGCAGCAGCGTTTGGCGTGACGCGCAAAGAACAAGACGATTACGCATTGCGCTCTCATACTTTAGCCGCGCGAGCGCAGCAACAAGGATTGTTATCAGATGTAGCACCTTATAAAG TTCCGAATGTTGACAAAGTTGTTGATAAGGACAATGGTATTCGCGTATCTACAGAAGAGCAATTAGCAAAGTTGAAACCTGCGTTTGTTAAGCCTTATGGAACAGTCACCGCGGCTAATGCTTCGTTTTTAACCGATGGTGCATCAGCAGCGTTAATAATGAGTGAAGAGAAAGCTCTTCAACTTGGCTTGAAACCTAAGGCGTACCTACGAAACTTCACTTATGTATCCCAAGATCCAGTTGATCAACTGCTTCTAGGACCGACATATGCGATTCCGAAG ATTCTGGACAAGGCAAAATTATCCTTGAAAGATATAGGAGTATGGGAGATACACGAAGCGTTTGCCGGACAAATCTGCGCCAATCTGAGGGCAATGGATTCCGATTTGTTTGCGCAGAAGTATTTGAAGAGGAGTTCAAAAGTCGGATTACCGGATATAAACAAGTGGAATGCTTGGGGAGGATCTCTGTCGATTGGTCATCCATTTGCTGCCACTGGAGTACGATTGGCGACACACACTGCTAATCGACTTATTAAAGAGGATCAACAATTCGGCCTTATCGCGGCCTGTGCTGCTGGTGGACAA GGAGTTGGTATGATTATGGAAAGATACCCTGGTGCTGCAGTCTAA
- the LOC105193343 gene encoding exosome complex component RRP41, with translation MEPNQEDDHGGLRVDGRRALELRQIRMRMGVFGQADGSAYIEQGNTKVLTAVYGPRQPKSSSAKSSTKAIINCQYSMAVFSFTSGERKRRPRGDWKSQERSAQLRHAMEAIIHLELYPRSQIDVFVEVLQVDGSDYCVSVNAATLALIDAGIPIKNYAIGCTVTLINKPSTEDEDKTLAMGVLDANYVEECSPGVTLSVVALLETNNEIDVNGNGLIVVAHGAGQRLHLSRLEALKQRALQGCQDIKNILDRGVRHHLTANMLPSFMHNSLD, from the exons atggaGCCGAATCAGGAGGATGATCACGGTGGATTACGCGTTGACGGTAGACGAGCGTTAGAGTTGAGGCAGATCCGTATGCGGATGGGAGTGTTCGGACAGGCTGACGGGAGTGCGTACATAGAACAAGGCAACACAAAGGTTTTAACCGCGGTGTACGGTCCTCGTCAG CCAAAAAGCAGCTCAGCGAAGAGCAGTACAAAGGCTATCATAAATTGCCAGTACAGTATGGCTGTATTTAGTTTTACTTCTGGCGAACGGAAGCGAAGACCCAGAGGAGACTGGAAGTCGCAGGAGAGATCAGCGCAATTGCGCCATGCAATGGAGGCCATAATACACTTAGAGCTCTATCCACGTTCTCAAATTGACGTTTTTGTAGAGGTTCTACAAGTTGATGGCAGTGATTATTGTGTATCTGTGAACGCTGCAACACTCGCGTTAATAGATGCTGGAATTCCAATCAAG aATTATGCCATTGGGTGTACCGTGACTCTCATTAATAAACCATCGACAGAAGACGAAGATAAAACATTAGCGATGGGAGTACTAGACGCGAATTATGTAGAGGAGTGCTCTCCAGGAGTTACTTTGTCTGTTGTCGCATTGCTAGAAACGAATAATGAGATTGATGTAAATGGAAATGGTTTGATAGTAGTAGCACACGGAGCAGGACAGAGATTACATTTGTCACGTTTAGAAGCACTCAAGCAACGCGCATTACAAGGTTGCCAGGACATAAAGAATATATTGGATCGTGGTGTGAGGCATCATCTAACTGCGAATATGCTGCCTTCTTTCATGCATAATTCACTCGATTAG
- the LOC105193342 gene encoding crossover junction endonuclease MUS81, which yields MKRVKIVPDRPNRLFESWLEEWKNEAMLRNSELCSHFAKALDSLRRYPLPLESGRECIILKHFGVKLCSMLDRKLEEHRRQESTKTIDARSSEAGGKEDCTAALRERPIEECQVIEIQEKTVVAKQTKHAKKNAPKRLVNANEITSKEAEYRQIFLEPSTFDIVLLVDTQETCGGKTKPQHDATLAELTKLGILFEVRRLKVGDFVWIARCRETNNELVMPYIIERKRMDDLSASIVDGRFHEQKFRLKQSGIENLMYIVENIDKNSRFSIPLPSLFQASVNCLVQDGFTVKYTKNHKDSMSHLSCITKILIKIYKDKRLVGCKKEHLIQTDNVGNTMRLMEFKEFNKASSKQKTFRVSEMFIRQLLQLKGMSIDKATAIVERYATPQILIMALENSDKNGEQLLADIQAGDKKRRLGPAIISAFTGITLYMFSTFIPQILDIFLPLNESRPWVHPFHAEFFLDEEKDFYIIRFIMYFGIVFVLGVVIANGTIFVIYTQHATGMFTILGHRAEQLFCNEQLSKNRTIRGKNHGNIALFVKDHRSILQFVDIVQSCYGLSLFIEFLSLVVLLGLTMVQIIKLSGLDRPFRSIMYITGQIAYMFMYSYMGQQLIDKSTQLSLKIYSIKWHSIAVWKQKMMIFIILKCMHTITINAYNIFFLSLESFSTVSENDINVKLKSEQSLFFSKFRCDFCFKIMQSALSFGMMLRRF from the exons ATGAAAAGAGTCAAGATTGTGCCGGACAGGCCGAATCGCCTGTTCGAGAGCTGGTTGGAAGAATGGAAAAACGAGGCGATGCTCCGAAACTCAGAGCTGTGCAGTCACTTTGCGAAGGCTTTGGACTCGCTGAGACGGTACCCGTTGCCGTTAGAGTCAGGTAGGGAGTGCATAATTTTGAAGCACTTTGGTGTAAAACTGTGCTCGATGCTAGATAGAAAGCTGGAGGAGCACAGGAGACAGGAGTCCACCAAAACTATCGACGCTCGTTCCTCCGAGGCTGGTGGTAAGGAGGATTGTACAGCCGCGTTGAGAGAGAGACCTATAGAAGAATGCCAAGTGATTGAAATACAGGAGAAAACGGTGGTAGCCAAACAAACTAAACATGCTAAAAAAAACGCGCCGAAAAGATTGGTAAACGCGAACGAGATTACATCGAAGGAAGCCGAGTACAGGCAAATTTTCCTTGAACCTAGTACTTTTGATATCGTGTTATTGGTGGACACTCAAGAAACTTGCGG TGGAAAAACTAAGCCTCAGCATGATGCCACGCTCGCGGAGTTGACAAAGCTTGGCATACTGTTTGAAGTACGTCGTCTTAAGGTCGGCGATTTTGTGTGGATAGCCAGGTGTCGAGAAACTAACAATGAGTTAGTTATGCCTTACATAATAGAGAGAAAGCGAATGGATGATCTAAGTGCGAGCATTGTAGATGGAAGGTTTCATGAACAAAAG TTTCGATTGAAGCAGTCTGGTATTGAGAATTTGATGTATATAGTAGAAAATATCGATAAGAACTCCAGATTTTCTATACCGCTCCCATCATTGTTTCAAGCTTCTGTGAATTGTCTGGTTCAAGATGGCTTTACTGTGAAATATACAAAGAATCATAAAGATTCTATGTCGCACTTGTCATGTATAACAAAGATTCTAATCAAAATTTACAAG gaTAAGAGGCTTGTTGGATGCAAGAAAGAACATCTTATCCAGACAGATAATGTAGGTAACACAATGCGCCTTATGGAATTCAAAGAATTCAATAAAGCATCTTCCAAACAGAAG ACGTTTAGAGTAAGCGAGATGTTTATTCGCCAATTGTTACAATTGAAAGGCATGTCCATTGACAAAGCCACAGCGATCGTAGAACGTTACGCTACACCGCAAATTTTAATCATGGCTTTAGAAAATTCTGATAAGAATGGAGAGCAATTATTGGCAGACATTCAGGCCGGTGACAAAAAACGACGGCTTGGACCTGCCATCA TTTCCGCGTTCACAGGCATTACTCTGTACATGTTTAGCACATTTATTCCACAAATTCTCGATATATTTTTACCGCTGAACGAGTCACGCCCGTGGGTGCATCCTTTCCATGCCGAATTCTTCCTTgatgaagaaaaagatttttacatTATCCGATTTATAATGTATTTCGGTATTGTATTCGTATTGGGAGTGGTTATTGCCAACGGGACCATATTCGTCATTTACACACAGCATGCCACTGGAATGTTTACTATACTGGG ACATCGTGCAGAGCAGTTATTTTGCAATGAACAGTTATCCAAGAACCGAACCATCCGTGGAAAAAATCATGGAAACATTGCTCTCTTTGTCAAGGATCATCGCAGCATTTTACA GTTTGTGGACATTGTTCAATCATGTTACGGTCTGAgtctttttattgaatttttaagttTAGTGGTCCTGTTAGGCCTCACGATGGTACAA ataattaaactCTCCGGACTGGATCGGCCATTTAGAAGTATAATGTACATCACTGGACAAATAGCTTACATGTTTATGTATAGTTACATGGGTCAACAATTAATTGACAAGAGCACGCAGTTATCTCTGAAGAT atattctaTAAAATGGCATAGTATAGCTGTTTGGAAGCAGAAGAtgatgatatttattatattgaaatgcATGCATACGATTACCATTAACGCGTATAACATTTTCTTTCTGAGCTTAGAAAGTTTTTCGACGGTAAGCGAAAACGACatcaatgttaaattaaaatcagaaCAATCTCTGTTCTTTTCTAAATTCCGGTGCGATTTCTGTTTTAAGATCATGCAGTCGGCCCTATCGTTTGGTATGATGCTGAGACGCTTTTGA
- the LOC120357947 gene encoding uncharacterized protein LOC120357947, which produces MEFSVDQQYRLNRQVLSFYGLWPYHSQTTKIRIKQIFSILFLIYATVVQAVRIFMTELTTDFILDCLPIVIPSLGAVVQFLNRIIINDRLKDLFDQIKIDWKCARSQDEIEIMQTNIINTRLTSKVFLRK; this is translated from the exons ATGGAGTTCTCTGTGGATCAGCAATATAGACTAAATCGTCAAGTGTTGTCTTTTTATGGATTATGGCCTTATCATAGCCAAACAACGAAAATTCGAATTAAACAGatattctcaattttatttctgatttaCGCTACAGTTGTTCAG GCCGTCAGAATCTTCATGACAGAATTAACAACAGATTTTATACTTGATTGTCTGCCTATTGTTATTCCTAGTTTGGGTGCAGTAGTTCAATTCCTGAATCGTATAATAATCAATGATAGA CTGAAGGATTTATTcgatcaaattaaaattgactGGAAGTGTGCGAGATCCCAAGATGAGATTGAAATTATGCAAACAAACATTATTAACACGAGACTGACGTCAAAAGTGTTTTTACGTAAGTGA